The following is a genomic window from Criblamydia sequanensis CRIB-18.
GGTCTTGACCTTTCTTTTGCGAAGGCCCTTAGGGAAAGACTAGAAAAGGGAATAAAGAATGGCCTAGAAGACTTAGATTGGTCGGCCATTTCTTTATTCTCCCAAAAACCCTAATCTTAATTTTTATTCTAGATCGATAATTTTTCCGTCCGGAGTTTTTATAGTTTTAGAGCCATCTGATTTTCTAACAAAAGAAGTGCCGTCAGGCTTTTTAATTAACTGAGTGCCATCCTTTTTTACTTGAATGGTGGTGCTGTCTGGCGCAATGATAGTTTTGGTTCCATCAGCTTTCATCTGAATGAAAGTACCGTCAGGTTTTTTTATCACTTTTGTGCCATCTTTATTTTTTTCAACAATTGTGCCATCGCTTTTTTGAATAATGGCTGTTCCATCAGGTTTAACTTGGATAGTGGCATCTTCATCTTTTGCTTTAATCATTTTAGAGCCGTCTGCATTGATTTTAACATAGTCTCCGTTGTCTTTTCTAACAGACTTAGCACCGTCAGGTCTTTCTTCAATGAGAGTTCCATCCGCTGAACGAATCAGCTTAGTTCCATCCCTTTTAATTTTGACTGTTGTGCCATCAGGGGCTTTAATTATTTTTGAACCATCTTGGTCGATTGTGACAGTCGCACCATTTTCACCCTCCGGGTTTGAAAATTTGACGGTAGATTGTTTAGAAGGATTTTCGTTTTTAAACCACCAGTTTTCAGCTCCAAGCTCCGCTTGAATAAAGCCTGCCAAAACGAGTAATTTCAAAAGATTTTTGTGTTTCATACGTATCTCCTTTAAATTTTTTTATAATTAAGTGAATGGCGTTACGTAAGGAGGGTCTAAACAAAAGGAATGATAAGGCTTATAAAACGCCCTTAGGGAAT
Proteins encoded in this region:
- a CDS encoding T-complex 10 C-terminal domain-containing protein; the encoded protein is MKHKNLLKLLVLAGFIQAELGAENWWFKNENPSKQSTVKFSNPEGENGATVTIDQDGSKIIKAPDGTTVKIKRDGTKLIRSADGTLIEERPDGAKSVRKDNGDYVKINADGSKMIKAKDEDATIQVKPDGTAIIQKSDGTIVEKNKDGTKVIKKPDGTFIQMKADGTKTIIAPDSTTIQVKKDGTQLIKKPDGTSFVRKSDGSKTIKTPDGKIIDLE